A DNA window from Pithys albifrons albifrons isolate INPA30051 chromosome 7, PitAlb_v1, whole genome shotgun sequence contains the following coding sequences:
- the LOC139674136 gene encoding olfactory receptor 14C36-like, whose product MPNSSSISKFLLLPLADTRQLQLLHLWLFLGISLAALLGNGLIISAVACDHHLHTPMHFFLLNLSLTDLGCICTTVPKAIHNSLWHTTTISYAGCAAQLFSFSFFMSAEFSLLTIMCYDRYVAICKPLHYGTLLGSRACAHMGAAAWASGFLYSLLHTANTFSLPLCQGNALGQFFCEIPKILKLSCSQSYHRKIGLIVVSACLVFGCFIFIVFFYVQIFRAVLRIPSEQGRHKAFSTCLPHLVMVSLFLSTGTFSYLKPPSMSSPSLDLVVAVLYSVLPPVLNPLIYSLRNQELKDAVRKMMTGCFSAGRDCLLCSVSDTQSIS is encoded by the coding sequence atgcccaacagcagctccatcagcaagttcctcctcctgccattggcagacacgcggcagctgcagctcctgcacttgtggctcttcctgggcatctccctggctgccctcctgggcaatggcctcatcatcagcgccgtagcctgcgaccaccacctgcacacccccatgcacttcttcctgctcaacctgtccctcacagacctgggctgcatctgcaccactgtccccaaagccattcacaactccctctggcacaccacaaccatctcctacgcaggatgtgctgcacagctcttttccttttcttttttcatgtcagcagagttttccctcctcacgatcatgtgctacgaccgctacgttgccatctgcaaacccctgcactacgggaccctcctgggcagcagagcttgtgcccacatgggagcagctgcctgggccagtggctttctctactctctgctgcacacagccaatacattttccctgcccctgtgccagggcaatgccctgggccagttcttctgtgaaatcccaaagatcctcaagctctcctgctcacaatCCTACCACAGGAAAATTGGGCTCATTGTGGTTAGTGCCTGTTTAGTTTTTGGTtgcttcattttcatagttttcttctatgtgcagatcttcagggctgtgctgaggatcccctctgagcagggacggcacaaagccttttccacgtgcctccctcacctggtcatggtctccctgtttctcagcactggcacattttcctacctgaagcctccctccatgtcctccccatccctggatctggtggtggcagttctgtactcggtgcTGCCTCCAGTACtaaaccccctcatctacagtctgaggaaccaggagctgaaggatgctgtgaggaaaatgatgactggatgcttttcagcagggagagactgcctgctttgctctgtcagtgaCACCCAGAGCATTTCATGA
- the LOC139673868 gene encoding olfactory receptor 6F1-like: MFLSQQDGLKFSLGPENETAVTEFILEGFPGLDQRLQLFLSLVLLLMYLTTVLGNATIIFLVCVDHHLQTPMYFFISNLAFLEIWFTSSTSIKLFAILSSDQKTISPSSCFAQSYFYFALGCTEFILLVVLSCDRCVAICQPLHYAALMEPQLCLCLVVAAWAIGFSLQSYRLLFLPELSFCGSNRIPHFLCDNTPWFKLSCSDTSLLWKIDSVFSSCVLMGSLCFTLAFYMCILFCILHLPAASERKKAFATCSSHLITLSIAYGSCIALYMCPSEDASLKTNKIVTLLNTVLYPFLNPFIYSLRNRAVTLALNKLLARTVIKLFP, translated from the coding sequence ATGTTCCTGTCTCAGCAGGATGGATTGAAATTCAGCCTGGGcccagaaaatgaaacagcagttACTGAGTTCATCCTAGAGGGTTTCCCAGGGCTTGATCAAAGACTGcagctgtttctctctctgGTCCTTCTGCTCATGTACCTGACAACGGTGCTGGGGAATGCAACCATCATTTTCCTTGTGTGTGTGGATCATCACCTGCAAACCCCCATGTACTTTTTCATCAGCAACTTGGCCTTCCTGGAAATCTGGTTTACATCCTCCACAAGCATCAAATTGTTTGCAATCCTGAGTTCTGATCAGAAAACCATCTCACCGAGCAGCTGCTTTGCCCAATCCTATTTCTATTTTGCCCTGGGCTGCACAGAGTTCATCCTGCTTGTGGTCTTGTCCTGTGACCGCTGTGTTGCCATCTGCCAACCCCTGCACTACGCTGCCCTCATGgagcctcagctctgcctctgcctggtcGTTGCTGCCTGGGCCATCGGCTTCAGCCTCCAGAGCTACCGCCTGCTCTTCCTCCCTGAGCTGTCTTTCTGTGGCTCCAACAGGATCCCCCACTTTCTTTGTGACAACACCCCCTGGTTCAAACTGTCCTGCTCTGACACCAGCCTGCTTTGGAAAATAGACTCTGTTTTCTCATCGTGTGTCCTGATGGGTTCCTTGTGCTTCACTCTGGCATTTTACATGTGCATCCTTTTCTGTATTCTGCATCTTCCAGCAGCCTCTGAGAGGAAGAAAGCTTTTGCTACCTGTTCTTCCCATCTCATCACCTTATCCATTGCCTATGGGAGCTGTATTGCTCTCTACATGTGTCCTTCAGAAGATGCTTCCTTGAAGACCAACAAAATTGTGACTTTGCTGAACACAGTCCTGTACCCATTCTTAAATCCATTCATATACAGCCTGAGGAACAGGGCTGTGACACTGGCACTGAACAAACTCCTTGCCAGGACAGTAATAAAGCTTTTCCCCTAA